ATGAAGGTGGCGTAGATCACGTAGGTGTAGCCGAACAGGAAGTAGATCGCGCCGAGATAATAGATGATCCCCCTCCGGTAGATGTTCACCTCGGCCGGCGAAGGGACGGGTTCGACGGGGGCGGCGATCTCGTCGGCGCCGACGGGGGCAAGCCCCTTCTCCTCGGGTCCGTCCCGGAGCAGGAGGAAGGAGACGAAGGCGACAAGCGCCACGAGGCCGGCGAGGATGAGCCAGCTGGTCCGCCACCCCTCGGGGCCGATCCGGCGGTTGAGGAACGGGATCAGGCGGCCGGAAATCATGATGGCGAACCCGCTTCCGATCACGATGAAGCCGGCGGCGCGCCCCCGCCTCGCGCTCGAAAACCAGGCGGCGACCAGCCCCATCACCGGGACGTTGGTGGCGCCGCTCCCGATGCCGGTGATCATGTAGAGGAAGAGGACCGACAGGAAGCCGGTTGCCCTGCTCACCAGGGCCATGGAGACGGCGACCGTCAGCAGCGCGAGGAAGATGAGCCTGCGCGAGCCGATCCGGCCCGCCCAGTTGGCGCTCACGAGGACGGAGGCGAGGTACCCGAGGAAGTTGGCCGTGCTGATGAACCCCATCTGGGCGTACGACAGGTGAAGCGTCCCGGCCATCGAGGGGAGCAGCATCCCGAGGGCGAAGCGGCCGAAACCGAGGCAGGCGAGGATGCAGAGCATCCCGGCGAAGACGATCACCCATCCGTAATGGAACGGTGGCCGGCGAGGAGGGGATTTTTGCATGAGGGGAAATATAACATGGTATTCCCGGGGCGCCCGAATTAAGATAAGAGTCGTTCCGTTCGCGAAGAGGGCGGCCGATTTTTGTAAAACGTCGTATCGATAATCGGTTGACGGACAAAAAGCATTATGGTACTGTTTTGCGCATTGAACCTGTCCCATCGGGAAACGTCGTTTGGACCCACCGATCAACCGGTTGGCTCTGCCTGTAAAAGTAGTCGGTAATATTGGTTTTTTCTCGACATCGCCCGGTGCCATCGGCGATTCGGCTTGTCGGGTGGAGCGGACAAGGCGGTGATCACAACGAACGAAAGGAGATCGGAATGAAGGGAAAGAAGGGGATGGTGGCATTGGGAGTTCTGCTGGCGGTATTTCTGTCGGGTGCGTTCGCCCAGGCGGCGGAGCCGATCAAGATCGGAGCGATCCTGTCGGTGACCGGCCCGGCGTCGTTCCTCGGATCGCCCGAGGCGAAAACCCTCGAGATTCTCGTTCAGGACACGAACGCCAAGGGAGGAGTCCTCGGACACAAGGTCGAGCTGATCATCAAGGATTCCGGCGGCAACCCGGAGAAGGCCTTTTCCTTCGCCAAGCAACTGATCGACGAAGAGAAGGTCTTCGCGATCATCGGTCCCTCGACGAGCGGCGAGACGATGAAGATCAAGGGCGTCGCCGAGGGGGGGAAGACCATCCTCCTGTCCTGCGCCGCGGCCGAGGCGATCGTCAACCCCGTCGCGAAGTGGGTGTTCAAGACCCCCCAGAAGGACAGTGACGCGGTCATCAAGATCTTCCAGCAGATGAAGAAGATGAAGATCTCCAGGATCGGCGTCCTTTCCGGAAACACCGGCTTCGGGAATGCGGGGAAGGGGCAGATCGAGAAGCTCGCGCCGGAGCACGGCATCACGATCGCCGCCAACGAGGTGTACGACGCCAAGGCGAGCGACCTGACGGCCGAGGTGACCAAGATCAAGGCCGCGAACGTCCAGGCGCTCATCAACTGGTCGATCGTGCCGGCGCAGGCGATCGTGATCAAGAACGCGCGACAGATCGGCCTCACGATTCCCATCTTCCAGAGCCACGGGTTCGGGAACATCAAGTACGTCCAGGCCGCCGGCGCGGCGGCGGAAGGTGTTCTGTTCCCCGCCGGCCGTCTCTTGGTCGCCGACGTGCTCCCGAAGAACAACCCCCAGAAGGCGCTCCTCGTCAAGTACGCGAATGATTACCAGTCCAAGTACAAGGAGGAGGCGAGCACCTTCGGCGGCCACGCCTACGACGCCTACACCATCCTGATCAAGGCGATCGAGAATGCGAAATCGACGGACAAGGAGGCGGTCCGGACCGCCATCGAGAATCTCAAGGGATTCGTCGGCACCGGCGGCATCTTCAACTTCTCGCCGACGGACCACAACGGCCTCAACGTCGACGCCTTCGAGATGCTGACCGTGAAGAACGGGAAGTTCGCCATCTATAAGTAAGCGGGAACCGTCGGAAATCCCGGGGGTCGCGATCGGGAGTACGCGCGTACCGCGCGTGCTCCCGATCGTTTGAGGAAAGGATACGTACCTGGAATTCTTCTTTCAATATCTGGTCGCCGGGATCACGTACGGCACGATCTACGCGATCGTCGCCATCGGGTTCAACATCATCTACAACGCGACCGGGATCATCAACTTCGCGCAGGGCGAATTCGTGATGCTGGGCGGCATGACCGCCGTCACGCTGAACGGGTTCCTGCCCTTGCCGCTGGCCATCGTGCTCGCGGTCGTCGTGACGACGATCGTCGGCGCGGTGATCGAGATCCTCTTCATCCGCTGGCTGTACAAGCCTTCGGTGCTGCGGATGGTCATCATCACCATCGGCGTCTCGATCCTGATCCGCGAAATCGCGTTGCACATCTGGGGGGAAAACGTCCGGGCGCTCCCCTACTTCACCGGCTCGTCGGTATCCTCCATCAACCTGGGGGGGGTCTACATCTCGTCGCAGGTCCTCTGGGTGATCGGCGTCGGCGCCCTCGCGGTCGCGGCGCTGACCGCGTTCTTCAACCTGACGATGCTGGGCCGGCAGATGCGCGCATGCGCGGCGAACCGGGACGCCGCGCGCCTCTGCGGCATCGACGCGGGGAACATGGTCACCCTCTCGTTCATGATCAGCGCCGCGATCGGCGCCATCGGCGGCGCCGTCGTCTGCCCGATCACCTACGTCCAGTACGACAGCGGGACGCCGCTCGCGATCAAGGGGTTCACCGTCGCCATCCTCGGCGGGCTCGGAAACAGCACGGCCGCCGTCGGGGCCGGCATGATCCTCGGGATCCTCGAGTCCTTCAGCATCTGGGTCCTGCCCACCGCGTACAAGGAGGCGATCTCGATCGCCATCCTGCTCGGGATCCTCTTCGTCAAGCCGAGCGGCATCTTCGGCAGCGCCGAGGCCGCCCGACTCAAGGAGTTCTGATGGCGCGGAGATACTTCGCCATCGCCGCGTTCGTCGGCCTGATCGTCGCGATCCAGCTGGCGACCCTCGCTACCGGCACCGGCTATTACCTCACGCAGTTGACCATGACCGCGTACTATTCGCTGGTCATCGTCGGCCTCTGCATGCTCATCGGGTACGCGGGGCAGATCTCGCTCGGCCATGCCGGGTTCTTCGCCATCGGCGGGTACGTGGCGGGGTTCCTTACGACCTTCGACCTCAAGTCCCACCAGGGGGCGATCGTCTCCCTCCTTTCGAACTCGGGGGCGCTGGTCTCCCGCCACGACGTTTACGGGGGAAGCCTCCTGACGGTCCACCCGTGGCTGGCCTGCGCGGCCGCGATCCTCCTGACGGTCGTCGTCGCGTACTTCGTCGGGGGGCCGATCCTGAAGCTGAAGGGCCACTACCTGGCCATGGCGACTCTCGGGATCGGCATCATCGTATATCGCATCGTTTTGGGAACCGAATTCCTCGGGGCCGCGGACGGGATTTCCGAGGTCCCCGGGTTCCCCCTGCCGGGGGGGCTCCTCATCACCGGCGACTCCTCCTCGCGGGTCTCCAACTATTACCTGGCGTGGGGGGTGGTCCTTCTCGGGATGGTTCTCCTGCTGAACCTGATCCATTCCCGGATCGGAAGGGCCCTTGGGGCAGTGCACGGCGCCGAGGACGCGGCGGAGGCGATGGGAATCCCGACGGCCCGCTACAAGCTGCACACGTTCGTTCTGAGCGCGGTGTTCGCCGCCCTCGCGGGGGTCCTTCTCACCCATTACAACGGCGGTATCGGCCCGTCCGAGGCCGGGGTCATGAAGTCGGTGCGATACGTCGCGATCGTCGCGATCGGGGGGATGGCGAACCTCTGGGGGGCCCTGTCGATGAGCCTCGTCCTGAACTACCTGTCGCTGCGCGGATATTTCGGGACCTACGACGATGCCGTCTTCGGCGTCATCCTCATCCTGATCATGCTGTTCGCTCCCGACGGGCTGCTTCGCCGCCATCTCTTCTCCGATCTGAAGCGGATCGTCTCCCGGGATCCCGCCGGGGAGGAGGCGCCGTGACGCTGCTTTCGGTCCGGGGGATCAGCAAGCGATTCGGCGGACTCCAGGCCGTCAACGACCTTTCCTTCGACATCCCCACGGGTTCGATCAAGGCGCTGATCGGGCCGAACGGCGCGGGAAAGACCACGATCTTCAACCTGATCTCCGGCTTCCTCCGTCCCGATTCCGGCGAGATCGTTTTCGGGGGGGCGGAGATCCAGGCCCTGTCGTCCTGCGAGGTCGCCGTCCTCGGCATGGTGCGCACGTTCCAGCATATCCGGCTCTTCCCGAAGATGACGGTCCTCGAGAACATCATGGTCGGACGCCACGTCCACAGCCGGGCGGGCTTCCTCGCGGGGATGCTGAACCTCCCCTACACGTGGGAGGAGGAGCGGCGGATCCGGGAGAAGAGCTTCGAGATCATGGAACTGCTCGGCATCGTCGACCACGCCGGGACGGAGGCGACCAGCCTCGCCTACGGCCAGCAGCGCGTCGTCGAGATCGGCCGCGCGCTCGCCTGCGACCCGAAGCTCCTCCTTCTCGACGAGCCCGCGGCCGGCCTGAACATGCGGGAAACGAACGAAATGGGAGGGTTGATCTCGAGGATTCGCGGAATGGGGGTCACCGTGCTGCTCGTGGAGCACGACATGTCGCTCGTCATGAAGATCTCGGACGAGGTCGTCGTGGTGAGCTACGGGGAGAAGATCGCCGAGGACCGCCCTCTCTCGATCCAGAAGAACCCGGAAGTGATCCGGGTGTACCTGGGGGACGACGAGTGAAGGGAACGGCGGCAGGGGCGGCGGGTCCGGGATCGAGGGGCGCATGCTGAGGATCAAGAACCTCGAGTCCGGATACGGCAGGCTGAAGGTGCTCAAGAAGGTCACGATGCACATCGGGGCCGGAGAGATCGTCACGATCATCGGGGCGAACGGGGCCGGGAAAACGACCCTCCTGCGGACGATCTCCGGGCTGATCCCGGCACGATCGGGCGAGATCCTCTTCGACATGAAGGAGATCGGGAAACTGCCCCCGGAGAAGATCGTCTTTCTCGGCTGCTCGCTCGTGCCCGAGGGACGCCAGCTCTTCGCTCCCATGACGGTGAAGGAGAACATCCTCCTGGGCGCCTACCCGCAATTCCGGAAAAAGCGCGGCGACCAGGTCCGGGACGATCTCGACCGCGTCTACGGGCTCTTTCCCCGCCTCCGGGAGCGGGAGCGGCAGCTCGCGGGAACACTCTCGGGAGGAGAACAGCAGATGCTCGCCATCGCGAGGGCGCTCATGGCCCGCCCGATGCTGATCATGATGGACGAGCCCTCGATGGGGCTCGCTCCGCTGATCATCAGGGACATCTTCTCGATCGTCGTGAAGCTCCGGGGGGAAGGCAGCACGGTCCTGCTCGTCGAGCAGAACGCGAAGGCCGCGCTGGGCATCGCGGACCGCGGATATGTTCTCGAAACCGGCAGGATTATCATGGAAGGGACGGCGGAAGACCTGCTCTCGAACCGCGAGGTGCAACGGGCGTACCTTGGCCGGGATCTGGACGCGGAAGGAACGATGTAACGGATCGG
This bacterium DNA region includes the following protein-coding sequences:
- a CDS encoding branched-chain amino acid ABC transporter permease, with amino-acid sequence MARRYFAIAAFVGLIVAIQLATLATGTGYYLTQLTMTAYYSLVIVGLCMLIGYAGQISLGHAGFFAIGGYVAGFLTTFDLKSHQGAIVSLLSNSGALVSRHDVYGGSLLTVHPWLACAAAILLTVVVAYFVGGPILKLKGHYLAMATLGIGIIVYRIVLGTEFLGAADGISEVPGFPLPGGLLITGDSSSRVSNYYLAWGVVLLGMVLLLNLIHSRIGRALGAVHGAEDAAEAMGIPTARYKLHTFVLSAVFAALAGVLLTHYNGGIGPSEAGVMKSVRYVAIVAIGGMANLWGALSMSLVLNYLSLRGYFGTYDDAVFGVILILIMLFAPDGLLRRHLFSDLKRIVSRDPAGEEAP
- a CDS encoding branched-chain amino acid ABC transporter permease translates to MEFFFQYLVAGITYGTIYAIVAIGFNIIYNATGIINFAQGEFVMLGGMTAVTLNGFLPLPLAIVLAVVVTTIVGAVIEILFIRWLYKPSVLRMVIITIGVSILIREIALHIWGENVRALPYFTGSSVSSINLGGVYISSQVLWVIGVGALAVAALTAFFNLTMLGRQMRACAANRDAARLCGIDAGNMVTLSFMISAAIGAIGGAVVCPITYVQYDSGTPLAIKGFTVAILGGLGNSTAAVGAGMILGILESFSIWVLPTAYKEAISIAILLGILFVKPSGIFGSAEAARLKEF
- a CDS encoding ABC transporter ATP-binding protein, whose protein sequence is MTLLSVRGISKRFGGLQAVNDLSFDIPTGSIKALIGPNGAGKTTIFNLISGFLRPDSGEIVFGGAEIQALSSCEVAVLGMVRTFQHIRLFPKMTVLENIMVGRHVHSRAGFLAGMLNLPYTWEEERRIREKSFEIMELLGIVDHAGTEATSLAYGQQRVVEIGRALACDPKLLLLDEPAAGLNMRETNEMGGLISRIRGMGVTVLLVEHDMSLVMKISDEVVVVSYGEKIAEDRPLSIQKNPEVIRVYLGDDE
- a CDS encoding ABC transporter ATP-binding protein, which produces MLRIKNLESGYGRLKVLKKVTMHIGAGEIVTIIGANGAGKTTLLRTISGLIPARSGEILFDMKEIGKLPPEKIVFLGCSLVPEGRQLFAPMTVKENILLGAYPQFRKKRGDQVRDDLDRVYGLFPRLRERERQLAGTLSGGEQQMLAIARALMARPMLIMMDEPSMGLAPLIIRDIFSIVVKLRGEGSTVLLVEQNAKAALGIADRGYVLETGRIIMEGTAEDLLSNREVQRAYLGRDLDAEGTM
- a CDS encoding ABC transporter substrate-binding protein, which gives rise to MKGKKGMVALGVLLAVFLSGAFAQAAEPIKIGAILSVTGPASFLGSPEAKTLEILVQDTNAKGGVLGHKVELIIKDSGGNPEKAFSFAKQLIDEEKVFAIIGPSTSGETMKIKGVAEGGKTILLSCAAAEAIVNPVAKWVFKTPQKDSDAVIKIFQQMKKMKISRIGVLSGNTGFGNAGKGQIEKLAPEHGITIAANEVYDAKASDLTAEVTKIKAANVQALINWSIVPAQAIVIKNARQIGLTIPIFQSHGFGNIKYVQAAGAAAEGVLFPAGRLLVADVLPKNNPQKALLVKYANDYQSKYKEEASTFGGHAYDAYTILIKAIENAKSTDKEAVRTAIENLKGFVGTGGIFNFSPTDHNGLNVDAFEMLTVKNGKFAIYK
- a CDS encoding YbfB/YjiJ family MFS transporter; this translates as MQKSPPRRPPFHYGWVIVFAGMLCILACLGFGRFALGMLLPSMAGTLHLSYAQMGFISTANFLGYLASVLVSANWAGRIGSRRLIFLALLTVAVSMALVSRATGFLSVLFLYMITGIGSGATNVPVMGLVAAWFSSARRGRAAGFIVIGSGFAIMISGRLIPFLNRRIGPEGWRTSWLILAGLVALVAFVSFLLLRDGPEEKGLAPVGADEIAAPVEPVPSPAEVNIYRRGIIYYLGAIYFLFGYTYVIYATFIVTTLVRERGFSESLAGNFWMWVGFLSLFSGPVFGTLSDRIGRKAGLMIVFSLQAVSYLLIATRLPGTFLYLSIGCFGLVAWSIPSIMAAAIGDYVGPKKSAAAIGFVTFIFGFGQISGPAVAGVLAERTGSFSSSFFMAAAFAGAAVVLSGFLRKPQTA